In Halobacterium sp. R2-5, the following are encoded in one genomic region:
- the moaC gene encoding cyclic pyranopterin monophosphate synthase MoaC encodes MTSDDPGDDLTHTTEDGDVQMVDVGDKPDTARRAVARGEIRLSASTVDAIRGDEIGKGDVLATARVGAVQAVKHTWETIPMCHQIPITNVETDFDVREDRVILEVAVETTGKTGCEMEALEGVTTGLNVVWDMVKAAEKDDDGQYPGTAIEGVEVVSKEKREL; translated from the coding sequence ATGACTAGCGACGATCCCGGAGACGACCTCACGCACACGACCGAGGACGGCGACGTGCAGATGGTGGACGTCGGCGACAAGCCCGACACGGCGCGCCGCGCGGTCGCGCGCGGCGAGATTCGCCTCTCGGCGTCGACTGTCGACGCGATTCGCGGCGACGAAATCGGGAAGGGCGACGTGCTCGCGACCGCGCGCGTCGGCGCCGTGCAGGCGGTCAAGCACACGTGGGAGACGATTCCGATGTGCCACCAGATCCCCATCACGAACGTCGAGACGGACTTCGACGTGCGCGAGGACCGCGTGATTCTCGAAGTCGCCGTCGAGACCACCGGGAAGACGGGCTGCGAGATGGAGGCCCTGGAGGGCGTGACGACCGGCCTGAACGTCGTCTGGGACATGGTGAAGGCCGCGGAGAAGGACGACGACGGCCAGTACCCCGGCACCGCTATCGAGGGCGTCGAGGTCGTCAGCAAGGAGAAGCGCGAACTCTAG
- a CDS encoding NAD(P)H-hydrate dehydratase codes for MITSERMAAVDRNAAAVGVPRKQLMESSGNAVACAVRETADAGASVAVVAGRGNNGGDAFVAARFLGEYDVTVHLLGRPETITTDISRENWAALQQAELPTEVVKDSESLDLGDPDVVVDAVLGTGVSGAPREPEATAIEAINGADAPVVAVDVPSGMDADTGETPGAAVDADRVVTFHDVKPALADREDVTVADIGIPDAAELFVGPGDLQQLERDPQAHKGDFGRVLVVGGGPYTGAPALSARAALRAGADLAYLAVPDSIADTVKGYSENLIVDSYVGTRLLPEHVDEILDRAADVDVVVLGPGLGDASDTLAAVREFLASYDGRAVVDADALQVVPDVETDADLVCTPHQGELRKMGGPAEDDWRERADTVGAFAADLGQTVLVKGAYDVISDGETTRVNRTGNPGMTVGGTGDVLAGATAAMFSTLDALPAASVGAYANGAAGDYAVDDHGYGLLATDLVDALPAALWGGSDD; via the coding sequence ATGATCACCAGCGAGCGGATGGCCGCCGTCGACCGGAACGCGGCGGCGGTCGGCGTGCCGCGCAAGCAGCTGATGGAGTCCAGCGGGAACGCCGTCGCGTGTGCCGTCCGCGAGACCGCCGACGCGGGCGCGAGCGTCGCCGTCGTCGCGGGCCGCGGGAACAACGGCGGGGACGCGTTCGTCGCGGCACGCTTCCTCGGCGAGTACGACGTCACCGTCCACCTGCTCGGTCGGCCCGAGACAATCACGACGGACATCAGCCGCGAGAACTGGGCGGCGCTCCAGCAGGCCGAACTCCCCACGGAAGTCGTCAAAGACTCCGAGTCCCTCGACCTCGGCGACCCGGACGTCGTCGTGGACGCCGTGCTCGGCACCGGCGTCTCGGGTGCGCCCCGTGAGCCAGAAGCCACAGCAATCGAAGCGATCAACGGCGCCGACGCGCCGGTCGTCGCCGTCGACGTCCCCTCGGGGATGGACGCCGACACCGGCGAGACGCCCGGCGCCGCCGTCGACGCCGACCGCGTGGTGACGTTCCACGACGTGAAGCCCGCGCTCGCGGACCGCGAGGACGTCACCGTCGCGGACATCGGCATCCCCGACGCGGCGGAACTGTTCGTCGGGCCGGGCGACCTCCAGCAGCTCGAACGCGACCCGCAGGCCCACAAGGGCGACTTCGGGCGCGTGCTCGTCGTCGGCGGCGGTCCCTACACGGGTGCGCCAGCGTTGAGCGCGCGGGCGGCGCTGCGGGCGGGCGCGGACCTCGCGTACCTCGCGGTCCCCGACAGCATCGCGGACACCGTGAAGGGGTACAGCGAGAACCTCATCGTCGACTCGTACGTCGGCACGCGCCTGCTCCCCGAGCACGTCGACGAGATTCTCGACCGCGCCGCGGACGTCGACGTGGTCGTCCTCGGGCCGGGACTCGGCGACGCCAGCGACACGCTCGCAGCGGTCCGAGAGTTCCTCGCCTCGTACGACGGCCGCGCGGTCGTCGACGCCGACGCTCTCCAGGTCGTCCCCGACGTCGAGACGGACGCCGACCTCGTCTGCACGCCCCACCAGGGAGAACTCCGGAAGATGGGCGGTCCCGCGGAAGACGACTGGCGTGAGCGCGCGGACACCGTCGGAGCCTTCGCCGCCGACCTCGGGCAGACGGTCCTCGTGAAGGGCGCCTACGACGTAATTTCGGACGGCGAGACGACGCGCGTGAACCGCACCGGGAACCCGGGAATGACCGTCGGCGGCACCGGCGACGTGCTCGCGGGCGCGACGGCCGCGATGTTCTCGACGCTGGACGCGCTCCCCGCAGCGAGTGTCGGCGCGTACGCGAACGGCGCCGCCGGCGACTACGCCGTCGACGACCACGGCTACGGTCTGCTCGCGACCGACCTGGTGGACGCGCTTCCCGCGGCGCTGTGGGGTGGTTCTGATGACTAG
- a CDS encoding acylphosphatase: MSERTRARVFVSGKVQGVYYRATTREQATDRGVDGWVRNLRDGRVEAVFEGLEDDVEAMVEWCHEGSPAARVDDVEVEYGDPEGFDGFEIRR, from the coding sequence ATGAGCGAGCGGACTCGCGCACGGGTGTTCGTCTCCGGGAAGGTACAGGGCGTCTACTACCGCGCGACCACCCGCGAGCAGGCGACCGACCGCGGCGTCGACGGCTGGGTACGGAACCTCCGGGACGGCCGCGTGGAGGCGGTCTTCGAGGGCCTCGAAGACGACGTCGAGGCGATGGTCGAGTGGTGCCACGAGGGCAGCCCCGCGGCGCGCGTCGACGACGTCGAGGTCGAGTACGGCGACCCGGAGGGCTTCGACGGGTTCGAGATCCGCCGGTGA